One Exiguobacterium sp. BMC-KP genomic window, ATCACGTTGATCTTAAAAGGTCTGTTTGGGTTATCGCCCTCCATCACGAACTTAGTGTTGAACGTTCCTCTGTTTTTCGTCAGTTATAAAATTCTTGGTCGGACGACCTTCGTCTATACGTTGATTGGGACATTCAGCTTTTCCTTTTGGTACGGACTAATCTCGAAGTATTCACCACTCGTGATTGACCTTCGAGACGATATGGTCCTCGCTGCTTTGTTCGCTGGTGTTTTCATCGGGGTCGGTCTCGGCATCATCTTCAACAACGGCGGTACGACAGGTGGTGTCGATATTATCGCGCGTCTGACGAAACGTTACTTCGGATGGTCGATTGGTCGCACGTTCTTGATCTTCGATTTCTTCGTCATCGTCGCTTCCTTGACGTATCTCGACTATAAACAGGCGATGTATACGTTACTCGCCGTCTACGTCGGTGCTCGTGTCATTGATTGGATGCAAGAAGGTACGTACGCCGGAAAAGCGGCAATGATTATCAGTGATCACCGGACGGAAATCGCGGACGGGATTCATGCAACAATGAATCGCGGTACGACACGTCTCATTGCGAAAGGCGGTTATTCGGGACGCGACCTCGAAGTGTTATATGTCGTTGTCGCCCGCAACGAGATCAATCGCTTGAAGACACTTGTTAAAAGTGTCGATCAACATGCTTTCATTACGTTACATGATGTCTATGAAGTGACGGGAGAAGGGTTTACGTTCGATGAAAACCGGGTTCCGATCAAAGAAACCTAAGTAGACAAAAACACGGATTGCTCGTTTGAGCAATCCGTGTTTTTTACTTAATCATCACTTGACGGGTTAAAAACGATCAATGCAAGACGAAGGAATTCGGCAACGGCAACAAGTGTTGCAGCTACATACGTCCAAGCCGCTGCATTTAAGACACGGCGTGAACCACGCTCTTCTTCCGCATCGATGATTCCGTGTTCCGTCAACTGTGCCATTGCTCGGTTTGAGGCATCAAACTCGACCGGTAACGTGACGAGTTGGAAAATGACGGCACCAAGCATCAGGACGACACCAAGCATCGCTAGACCACTCAACCCAGCAAATAGACCAACCAACAACAGCGGGAACGATAAATTCGACGTGATCGACGCGACAGGCGCAATCCGGTGACGGACACGCATCATGTTATAATCCGTCGCATCTTGAATGACGTGACCGATTTCGTGTGCTGCAATCGAGACAGCTGAGACCGTCGAACCGTAGTAAACGTCTTCAGACAAACGAACGACTTTGTTCGTCGGATCATAATGATCGGACATCGTTCCACCGATCGGCTCGAGTCGAACGTTCGTGATTCCGTTTTGCTTCATGATGAAGTCTGCAACCTGCGCTCCCGTCACCCCACTCTGAATCGGAACATCTTGATACTTTTTATACGTACTCCGCACGCGCATCTGAGCCCAAATCGGGACGATGATGATGATCGCGAGATAGATCAAATAGTTTGCCACGAGACATCGTTCCTTTCTTTTTTTGATTATAGGTCTATTTTATGTTCAAGTGATCTTATTGTCAATTGAATCGCGCACGACAAGGAGATATCCCATCAAAAGACATAATCCCGTCAACCAGAAGGAACCATATCCGATCCACTGGATATGTTCAGCGAGTGCCGGGTAACGTGGCCATTGCCCGAGGACATAATCGACAACGTCGTTATGAATGACCCAAATCGCGACAAGAACGAGTTCCTTTACACGAAACGTCATTAGTGGACTATACAGTAACGCTTGGAAAGCCATCGCCCCGTGTGACACCATCAACATCAGTGCCATCGCTGTTAAGAACGAATCTTCTGTTCCGAGCTGATTCAACATCAAGGCATTCATAACGACTGCCCAAACCCCGTATTTGATCAATGTCACGAAGGCAAGTGCTTCAATCAATCGAGAACGTCGTCCAAAGATCCAGAGAAAGACAATGATCGTAAAGAACAGTGATGCTGTTGGGCTATCTGGTATGAACGGATAATAGTACCACTTCGATGTCGCAAGTTGTGGTTCGTACCAGTAGTAACCGTATAAAGTGCCTGCTAAGTTGATCAATCCGACGACCCAGAGCACCGCTTTATGACGGAGTAACATAAGTAATCCTTGCAATCGTTTCACCTCATCATCGACAAAAGCCGGAGGATTGCTCCCCCGGCTTTTGGCTTATTTATTATTTTCGCCGCCTTCACCGTATGAAGCGATGAATTTCGCAAGTTCCTTATGATCCGCATCTGATCCTTTGAACTGACCAGCAGGCATCGAACCGACACCTTTGACTGCAATATCATAAATCTCTTTTTCTGTCTTTTTCGTACCGACGAGCGCTGGAGCTGCTGCGCCACCCTCGAGGTTCTTACCATGACAGTTGACACATGACTGGTTCGAATAAATTTCGTATCCTTTTGCCGATGTATCAATTTTCGGTCCTTCGTCCATCGTCAACTCACCTTGTTTGTGGATTGTATCCCAGTGAGTCGTTTGAACAGATTCCCACGTCAAGAAGACGATCGAGACGACTGCAAGGAGCATCATGCTGACTGCGATCGGACGTTTCGCTGGACGACGTTCAAGACCTTGGTCGAGCCATGGCGCGACGAGAAGTGCTGTGAACGCAAGACCTGGAAGAATGACCGTACCCATCAAGATGTATGGACCTGCAGCAAATTGGTATTTCAAGAGCTGATAGAGGAATAGGAAGTACCAGTCCGGAAGTGGAATGTACGACGTATTCGTCGGATCGGCAATGTTTTGAAGTGGTGCTGCTTCTACGATTGTCAGTGTCATGAAGCCGATCAAGAAGACCGCTCCAACCATCCATTCGCGAAGTAAGAAGTTTGGCCAGAACGCTTCCGTTCGACCTGGATATTCCGAATAGTCTTTCGACTTGTTCGGCATCCGGTTGTTGATCGACACCCGTGAATCGGTGACGAATTTCATTCCTTTACCACGATGCATCGTGTTCTCCCCCTTTTTTGTTGTCTAGATGATAGTCGGTTTAAAGTGGTCCAGAGATCCCTTGTTTACGGATCATCATGAAGTGGGCCCCGAGCAAGACGAACAATGCTGCAGGAAGGAAGAAGACGTGAATCGCAAAGAATCGAGCGATTGTACTTGCGCCGACGATTTCTCCACCCGCAAGGAGGGTCTTCGCGATACCACCGATGACCGGAATACTTTCAGCAATCTGAATTGTAACTTTCGTTGCGAACAAGGCTTTCATGTCCCAAGGCAATAGGTATCCTGTCAGACCGAGAGCTAAGACGACGAAGAACAAGAGTACTCCGACAACCCAGTTCAATTCACGTGGTTTTTTGTATGAACCAGTGAAGAAGACACGTAATGTATGTAAGAACAACATTACGATAACAACAGATGCGCCCCAGTGGTGCATACCACGAACAATTTGTCCGTGCGCGACTTCGTTTTGAAGATAATAGACGGACGCGTGTGCGTTGATGATGTCCGGTACATAATACATCGTCAAGAACATCCCCGAAAGAATCTGGATGACGATCGTAAAGAACGTCAATCCGCCAAAACAATAAACGAAAGCTGAAAAGTTATGTGCCGGGTTGACGTGCTCCGGTACTTCATGATCGGCGATGTCTCGCCAGAGCGGCGTAATGTCAACGCGCTCATCAATCCAATCATAGATTTTTTGCATCATCGCTTACGCACCTCTTTCGACTGGTTTACCAAGATAGAGGTAACCATCTTTCTGTTGCATTTCATACTCATCGAGTGGTTTCGTTGGAGGCGTACCAGGTACGTTCGTGCCATCCTTCGTATACCGTCCGAAGTGACATGGGCAATAGAATTGCTCCGGGTGCGTTGGATCTGCGCCGAAGCTGACTTGGCAACCTAAGTGTTTACAAATCGGTGAAAGAGCAAGAATTTCTCCCTTATCATCTTTGAACACCCAGGCAGACAATGTTTCTTCGAACTCATACCACGCATCTTGCGTTTGTTTCTTGAAGTCGACCCGTTTTGGTTCTGTCGTGATATCCGACAACTTCATTACTTTTACTTTATCGCCTGCTCCTGATTTCTTCAGGACTGGATCAACTGCGAAGTTGACCATCGGCATGACCATTGTCGCCGCCATGAAACCGCCGACGCCTGTCAATGTATACGTCAAGAATTGACGACGTGTTACGTTAGACCCGTTTTGAGCCATCTCGATCCCCCCTTGTGATGTACGCTGTGCCCCAAGACGACAGTACTTCACACAAATTTCTCACATGGTAATAGTATCTTAATAAAATCATTGCGTCAACCGCTTCATAGCGCGGTCCAACGGTTTCCTAACTGTTCGAGAACTTGTCCAACAAAATTCCCGACCATCTGACCTTGTTGGTCACGACTCATCGTCTCAAGAGCTAGACGTGGCACGTAGATAATCTCTTCGGCGGCAGTCTCCTTCCACCTTAAATCAGCGGTGATGAAGGTGATGAAACGGAATTGCCCGGAAGCAGCCGCTTGACGCCATCCTTCCAACTGTCCGATCGATGGTGTATCGATGTATGTCATGGCAGGTAAGAGCAATGCCCGTCCGGATAGCTGACGTTCAACTTCGGACGCCACCGTCAATGTCATGTCTGCGCATTCTGCGTAAGCATGCATCGCCTCATCGAAACCGATCGGAAGCAAAGGCACGATCAGCGTATCGATATACGCTTGTTCGCTTCGTGTCCGCTGTACGTCGGATGGTTTGAAACGCAAGTCATTTCCCCCTTTCTTTCGTACTTACAATTCGTCACATTTAATGTATCATATCCGCATTTCCTCCTGCTGTCTTAATGTGAACGTTTTATGAAATTCCGGTCTATTTTTCTTCATATTTTGCACAAATCTTCACATACAAAAAGGACCTTATCACCTTCAAGAGGTGATAAGGTCCTACTGTTAAGGTAGTTGACTTCGAACGAGTCGTAACTGTTCGGAAAGGGAGTGGAAACGGTGTTGATCGCGTGCATCGAGTGCTTCATCAATCAAGCGGACCAATCGTTCTTCTTCTTGTCGATTGACCGTGACCGCGATGAAATGCGTCGCTTCATCTGCTAAGCGCGGTTCAACAGCAACTTCTGGACGAAATGGATTCTCTTCGAGGAGAGACAGATACTCATCATCCATCATCATACCTTGGAAATTTAACTCAATATAAATTTCTTCTGAAGTCAGACGAATATCATGATAGGCTTTTTCTGGGTCTAGCGTCGTGACATCTCCTTTTTTGAAGAGAAACGGTTCTGCATCGAATCCATATGTCGTCATGATGATGGCTTTCGGAGCGAACGTTGCATTTTGAACGAAGTGAACCTGTTCGAGTTTTGCCTCATTACGCAACCAGTAATCAATGATCCATTTCGCTTCCCGTCGCTTTAACGTGTAATAGGTCAAGATGCGGCGTAAGAATCGCTGCTTTCTCTCTATCATCTCAATCCTACTCCCTTCTCCCGTGAAGTCATCCATCCATTCGTTCAACATAGTCAACGAGTTCGTTATCTTCTGGTGTCAACTGGGCAGCACGACGGAGGAGACGTTGTCCTTCTTCACGCCGTCCTTCCTCGACGAGTGCAAAACCATACTCTTTCAAGAAGAGCGCGTCTTCTGTAAATGCGCCCTCGACTATCGCATAATTCTCCATCGCTTGTGTATATTCCTCTAAGGCATATAAAGCACGTGCCCGATACCATGTCAAAATTGGAGCCGTCACGTGTTCTTCGATGGCTGAGATCGTTTCGATCATCGCATCATGGTCCTCGTCTTCAGCAAGTAACGATAACAAACGTTCCGCCGCAACGATCGATTCAGGATTCAAGGCAAGTGCCTCACGTAAAGCTTGTACACTTCCTGCGCGATCACCGAGCTTCAGAAGGAATAAGGCTTCCATCGTCCGCAATTCGTCATTGTAATCGTCACGCTCCATCCCTTGCTTGATTACGTTCAGTGCTTCTTTTGTCAGACCGAGTTCGGCTTGGCTTTCCGCATATGGAACATACGCAGACGTATAATCTGGATCCTGCGCAATCAATTGTTGGAATGTCTCGACCGCTTTTTGGTGTTGACCGACTCGGTGAGCCGTCATCGCAAGACCAAACAACGTATGCAAGTCAGACCGTTCCGCAACGGCACGTTCATACAGTGGAATCGCATCTTCAAACTGTCCTGTCATCGCAAGTGATTCCGCATAAAGGGCATCGAGTGGCAATTCAGCACGTAACTCCGGACGTTCTGCGATTTCAGCGAATAATGGTACTGCTTGATCGAAAGCGCCAAGCGTCATGTAGAGCTCAGCTAATCCGTAAGCGAGCAACGGTTCTTCCGGCGCAAGATTACGTGCTTCCTTCAATTTCGCTAATGCCACTTCGTCGAGTCCTTGTGACTGATAGAGATCTGCGAGTAACACGAGCGAACGGGGACCGTATTCCATGTCCGACGTATCAACCTGCTCGAGCACGGAAATCGCTTCCTCTTCGCGATCCAAATCGATATAACACTCCGCCAGTAACAAGGCAACTCCTGCGTTACCCGCGTATTCGACATAAAGCGGTGCTAAGAGATCAACCGCTCGGTCAGATAATCCGAGTTCGATATAGAGATCGGCAACGGCGAGGCGGTCCTCATCCGTTCCTGTCTTTTCAAGTTGTTCTAATGCTGCTAAAGCTTCCGAAGTATGACCGTGTTCTAATTCTTCGATGATGCCATTCAATAGTTGTTCATTCAAGGCAAGCGCCCCACTTTCTGTTATCCGCCTGTATCTTATTCAGAACGGTCGGATTGAAGTTTCTTTAAATCATCATAGAACGTTGGATAGCTGACTTCAACTACTTCGCGTCCATGAACGTTAATTTCCGGATTGATCGTCGCCGCAATCGTCAACATCATCGCGAGCCGGTGATCGCCCGCACTATCCACTTCAGCTGCTAATAAGGGAGTTGGACCTTCAATGATCATGCCGTCATCCGTCGCTTCGATGTTTGCCCCGAGACGACTTAATGCCGCCACGACCGTTGCGATACGATCCGTCTCTTTGACGCGGAGTTCTTCTGCATCCCGAATGACCGTTCGTCCATCCGCTTGTGTCGCAAGTAACGCGAGCAATGGAATTTCATCAATCAAGGAAGGAATCTGGTCGCCTTCGACCGTGACCGCCTGCAACGATGTCGTCTCCACAGTCACATCTGCTGTCTCTTCTCCGCCTGCTTCCGAACGGTGATTGATTTCGACACTTGCACCCATTTGTCGTAACGTTTGTAAGAAACCGATACGCGTTGGATTCATCAAGACGTGCGTCGTCGTGATGCGACTATCTTGTCCGATTGCTGCCGCTGTCCACCAGAACGCTGCTGACGACGGATCACCTGGAATGTCGAGTGACGTCGCTTGCAGACGAACAGGACCTTGGAGGCGAATATGACGACCATCTTCGAAGTCATCAATCGATATGTCGACACCAAATTGCGGCAACATCCGCTCCGTATGATCTCTAGACAAGATCGGCTCGATGACCGTCGTTTCTCCTGTCGCATGAAGACCCGCGAGCAACACAGCACTTTTCACTTGGGCACTTGCAACGGGTAACGTATACGTCGTTCCGACAAGCGGAGTGCCTGTGATGTGTAGTGGCGCAGTTTCACCAGTTACGTTCGCCCCAAATAAAGCAAGTGGTTCCGTGATCCGTTTCATCGGGCGTCTACGCAATGAATCATCTCCATCGAGTGCATACGTCGCTTGACCGCCAGCCAATATACCACTTAAAAGACGAATCGTCGTACCTGAGTTTCCGCAGTCGATCGTCGCTTCTTGAAACGTCTCCGTTCCAGTGATTCGAATTTCCTCTGGTGTTCGCTCGATATGTGCACCAAGTGACTGCATCGCATCTAGTGAAGCGAGACAATCGGCTCCTTCGAGTGCATTTCTGACACGTGTCGTTCCTTCAGCAATTCCTCCGAACAAGAAGGCACGATGTGTCATTGATTTATCGCCTGGTACTTGTACTGTTCCTCTTAAGCCCATTCTAAACACCTCACAGTTTGATTAAATGCTTGGCGCAATCGTTCTTCGCTCATCGCCTCTAGGACGAATCGTCCTTCCTTCTCAAGGACGAATCGAATCGTTGCTTGTTGATTCTTTTTGTCGCGACGCATCAGTTTAAGATACGTTGTAAATGATCTCCGCTTTGGTAATACCGTACCAAGACGACGAAGCAATCGTCCGAGTTGTTCTGCCTGCTTTTCGTTTCCTTCAAGGAATTTGACGAACACGAGTCCAATCCCTACTGCTTCTCCATGCGCAAGACCAGGACTAGCATATTCGACAGCGTGACCGAACGTGTGCCCATAATTCAAGAACGCCCGCATCCCTTGCTCCGTCTCATCTTGTTCGACAATATCGCGTTTGACGCTAATACCGCGGGCGAGCCAGTCTTCTAAATCGAGTCCTTTGACGGCGTCTAGTGAGACATCAAGTAACGTGTCTGCAAACGACGGACGCGCGAGGAATCCATGCTTGACTAACTCAAAGAAGCCACTTCGCCATTCCCGGTCCGGTAATGTCTGAAGAAGCGCCAAATCATACACGACACCACTCGGTTGATAAAATGCACCGACCAAGTTTTTCCCAAGAGATAGGTTCAGACCAACTTTTCCACCGACACTTGAATCGTGTGCTAACAATGTCGTCGGAATTTGAATGAACGGGATACCACGCAAGAAAGTGGCAGCAACGAATCCTGCTAAGTCGCCAATCATGCCACCTCCAAACGCAAGGATGATACTGTGACGCGTCATCTCGAAACGGATTCCCTCTTCTAATAACGAACCATAGGTCGTTAACGATTTACTCTGTTCCCCAGCCGCAACCGTGCTAATATGAATAGCTGCCGAAACAGATGTAGCCGCTAACGCCTTTTGTAATGTATTCAAGTGCAACTGATGTACCGTTTCATCCGTGATGATCCAGATCTGATCCGCAGCTTGAAGAGCCGGGAGATGCGACAGCCGCGATAGAGTATCAGCTCCAATAAGTACAGGGTATGACGCATTCAACCGAATATCGAGCTCGATCAAAACGTCCGAACCTCCTCTTTGTAAGCAGCGACAGCAGCTTGAAGACGATCAAGTGTGGATGTCCCGAACATTTCAAGGATAGCGACCGCGATTTCAAACGCAACGACGGCTTCAAGGACCACGGATGCAGCAGGAACCGCACAGGCATCACTTCGTTCGATTTGTGCCGTAAACGCTTCCTTCGTTTCGATATCAACCGATTGAAGTGGACGATAGAGCGTCGGAATCGGCTTCATTGCTACCTGGACACGAATTGGCATCCCTGTCGACATCCCGCCTTCGATTCCACCTAAATGGTTCGTTCGTCGTTGATACCCTGATGCATCATGAATGATTTCATCCTGGACAGTACTACCCTTACGACGACCAAGTTCATACCCATCCCCAAAACCGACTGATTTCATCGCATTGACACTGATCACAGCTTGTGCGATTCGACTGTCGAGTTTGAGGTCGTTTTGAGTGAAAGAACCGACTCCTGGCATCATGCCCGTCACGACGATTTCAATCTCGCCACCAAGTGTATCTCCTTCTTTTTTAGCCGCATCAATTTCTTCCATCATCCGTTGTCCTGCCACCTCATCCGCACAACGAACGGGTGAAGCATCAATTGTTTCCTGATGTTCAACTGGATCTTTCCAAGGTGCATCAATTCCACCGATCGACCGGACGTGCGAGAACACTTCGATACCGAGTTCATGAAGTAATTGTTTAGCGAAGGCGCCGACGGCTACACGTGCTGCCGTCTCACGAGCTGAGGAACGTTCTAGTACGTCGCGTAAGTCGCGATGACCGTACTTCAAACCTCCCACGAGATCAGCATGTCCGGGACGCGGGCGTGTCAACGTCCGAGGACGTTCCAGCTGTTCTTTAAGCGGTTCTGCTTGCATGACTTGTGTCCAGTGCGCATGATCCTTATTTTCGATGAACAAACTGATGGGTGATCCCGTCGTGTATCCATGACGAATCCCACCACGTGCATCAATTTGATCTTGTTCGATTTGCATCCGTCGACCGCGTCCATATCCACCTTGGCGACGTGTCATCTCGCGCTGAATCGCTTCGAAATCAATCGTGAGTCCTGCCGGCATTCCATCTATAATGACGGTCAACCCTTTTCCGTGTGATTCTCCTGCTGTCATGTAACGCATTCGCTTCATCCCTTTCTGTTCAACCGATTTTTTCGTAAAAGAAGCTTTGTTTCATCTTCAATCCAAATCGTTCAGGTTGGAATATTTGCTCCGTTCCACCAACGAAAAGAATTCCGCCCGGTTTTAAGGCATCGACGAACGAACGATAGACATGTGCTTTCGCTTCTTCTGTAAAATAAATCAGTACATTGCGGCAGATAATTAGATCAAATCCCGTATCGTACCGGTCTCCTAACAGATTATGTTTACTAAAACGAACGAGTCGCTTAATTTCAGGAACGACTTCAAACGTCTGCTCTTGCTCAATGAAATATTTCTTTTTGCGCGCTTCTACGACTTCATTCAAAGCGGAGGCGCCGTATCGTCCAAGCTTTGCCTTTTCAAGGACGAGATCATCCAAATCCGTTGCTTGAATCGTAAAAGCGGACGGGTCGAGCCGTTCACTTAAAATCATCGCAAGGGAGTACGGTTCTTCTCCGGTCGAACAAGCTGCGCTCCATGTCCGGATACGTCCGTGTGCGCGCGACTCAAGGATCGGTAAGATGTCTTGTTCTAATTGTTGCCAACGTATCGGATTACGGAAAAATTCACTGACGTTGATCGTCATCCGATCTAAAAATTCTTCGTATAACGATGTACTCTTATCCATTGCCTGCATATAAGACGCAAATGTACTGTAGCCTTTTTTATCACGTAACGCTGTCAATCGCCGTTTCATCTGTGCTTCTTTATACTGACCGAGATCAATCCCTGATTTGGTCTTGAACCGTTGAATGAAAAGTTCATAATCTTCCAATTGGCACACCTCGCTCACTCTCGATATCGAATGGTCATCTCGATGACCAGTTCAACTTATTTTCTATAGTAGCATAAAGCTATAGGCATTCCAAAAAGCAATTAGATAATCTGGTCATTCCGTTTTACAAGAATACGACAAAAGGGATTCGATCAAATCGAATCCCTTCCCCGTTGTCTTTTTATTCATGTATTACGCGTTGACTGGCTGTCCTTGAAACCAAAGCGTAAGCTCACGCCCCGCACTTTCGATACTATCCGAACCATGAATGACGTTCTCACTCATCGTGTTCGCGAAATCACCACGAATCGTTCCAGGTGCTGCTTCTAGAGGTTTTGTTTTCCCAATCATCAAACGAGAAACAGCAACGACGTCTGTTCCTTCGACGCGAAGTGCGACAACAGGACCCGATGTGAGGAAAGTGACCAACTCTCCGAAGAACGGTTTCTCAGCATGCTCTTCGTAATGTGCTTTTGCGAGTTCTTCTGTAACATTCATCATTTTCATTTCGCGAATGATGAATCCTTTGCGTTCGATCCGTCCGATGATTTCCCCAATCAATCCACGTTCTACGCCATCTGGTTTAACCATCAAAAATGTCTGTTCCATCTCTAGTTCCCCCTATGAAATGCTTTTAGAAAAGCGCTTACATAGTCAGTTTACTGGCTTTTGTGAAGAACAGCAAGAAATTTTTGACAATCTTCATCCTTTTCGTTTTCCAACGTAGCGTGCTACTTCTTCAAGCGATCGTTTGGCTGATGATTTAGGTAATGGTTCAAGACGTTTGATCGCACGGTGGATATAGTGATCGACCGTTTGTTGCGTCCGTTCGAGGGCGCCTGAAGTTTGAAGAAACGACAGCAACGGTGCTACTTCTTCATGTGTTGGCATACTCTCGATTTGCGAAAGACGTTCGTAAAAGGTAGCATTCTCTGCACCATAAAAGACAGGTAATGTTTTGTGTCCATGACGCAGATCCTCTGCTACCGGCTTACCAAGTTCTGTACGATTCGCTGTGAAATCAAGCAAGTCGTCAGCAATTTGAAAAGCGAGTCCGATATCTCGCCCAAACAACCGTAACGCTTTCGTATCGGCTGCAGAACAATTCGCAACAATTGCACCCAGATGACAGCTCGCTTCAATCAGAATAGCTGTCTTTCGTTCAATTCGTTTGATATATCGTTTAATCGACTGTTCCCAATCGTATTGGTCATAAATTTGCTCAATCTCACCTTCACAAATTTCACGCATCGTATGAACCATGACTTGGACCAGTTCCGGCTTCCCGACTTCACCAATCAACCGAACGGCTTCTCCAAACAAATAATTGCCCGAATACAGCGCCACTTCCTCATCAAAATATTGCATGACGGTGGGTTTTCCTCGACGTAGTTCTGCGTCATCAATGACATCATCGTGGACGAGTGATGCCATATGGACAAGTTCAAGGCTTGCCGCTACACGAATCAGTTCATCTCGATCTGCCTCACCGAACTTGGATGCGAGCAAGACGAATGCTGGTCGAATTCGTTTCCCACCAGCTTTCAGCAATTGTTTTCCTGCTGCATCGATCGTTGGTTCTTCAGAAGCGATATGATTGATCAGAAAACGATCGACTAAATTAACTTCCTTCGTGACATCACGGTATATGGAATGCAGTGACATCTCACCACTTCTTCCCAAGGTGCATCGCAGCAGCCCCACCCGCGAATGCTTTGACTTCCACTTGCATGAAGCCTGCTTGTTCGAAGAGTTGTTTCAGTTCGACGCGGTCGAGGAATACTTCCGTCGATTCTTGTAGCCAGTTATATTGATCATATGATTTTGCAAGCAATCGACCGACTTGCGGCATGATTTTTCCGAAGTATAACGAATACGCTTCGCGGAAAATCGGAGCAGTCGGTTGACTCGTTTCAA contains:
- a CDS encoding polyprenyl synthetase family protein codes for the protein MSLHSIYRDVTKEVNLVDRFLINHIASEEPTIDAAGKQLLKAGGKRIRPAFVLLASKFGEADRDELIRVAASLELVHMASLVHDDVIDDAELRRGKPTVMQYFDEEVALYSGNYLFGEAVRLIGEVGKPELVQVMVHTMREICEGEIEQIYDQYDWEQSIKRYIKRIERKTAILIEASCHLGAIVANCSAADTKALRLFGRDIGLAFQIADDLLDFTANRTELGKPVAEDLRHGHKTLPVFYGAENATFYERLSQIESMPTHEEVAPLLSFLQTSGALERTQQTVDHYIHRAIKRLEPLPKSSAKRSLEEVARYVGKRKG
- the aroA gene encoding 3-phosphoshikimate 1-carboxyvinyltransferase; translated protein: MGLRGTVQVPGDKSMTHRAFLFGGIAEGTTRVRNALEGADCLASLDAMQSLGAHIERTPEEIRITGTETFQEATIDCGNSGTTIRLLSGILAGGQATYALDGDDSLRRRPMKRITEPLALFGANVTGETAPLHITGTPLVGTTYTLPVASAQVKSAVLLAGLHATGETTVIEPILSRDHTERMLPQFGVDISIDDFEDGRHIRLQGPVRLQATSLDIPGDPSSAAFWWTAAAIGQDSRITTTHVLMNPTRIGFLQTLRQMGASVEINHRSEAGGEETADVTVETTSLQAVTVEGDQIPSLIDEIPLLALLATQADGRTVIRDAEELRVKETDRIATVVAALSRLGANIEATDDGMIIEGPTPLLAAEVDSAGDHRLAMMLTIAATINPEINVHGREVVEVSYPTFYDDLKKLQSDRSE
- the aroB gene encoding 3-dehydroquinate synthase; translated protein: MIELDIRLNASYPVLIGADTLSRLSHLPALQAADQIWIITDETVHQLHLNTLQKALAATSVSAAIHISTVAAGEQSKSLTTYGSLLEEGIRFEMTRHSIILAFGGGMIGDLAGFVAATFLRGIPFIQIPTTLLAHDSSVGGKVGLNLSLGKNLVGAFYQPSGVVYDLALLQTLPDREWRSGFFELVKHGFLARPSFADTLLDVSLDAVKGLDLEDWLARGISVKRDIVEQDETEQGMRAFLNYGHTFGHAVEYASPGLAHGEAVGIGLVFVKFLEGNEKQAEQLGRLLRRLGTVLPKRRSFTTYLKLMRRDKKNQQATIRFVLEKEGRFVLEAMSEERLRQAFNQTVRCLEWA
- the aroC gene encoding chorismate synthase; protein product: MRYMTAGESHGKGLTVIIDGMPAGLTIDFEAIQREMTRRQGGYGRGRRMQIEQDQIDARGGIRHGYTTGSPISLFIENKDHAHWTQVMQAEPLKEQLERPRTLTRPRPGHADLVGGLKYGHRDLRDVLERSSARETAARVAVGAFAKQLLHELGIEVFSHVRSIGGIDAPWKDPVEHQETIDASPVRCADEVAGQRMMEEIDAAKKEGDTLGGEIEIVVTGMMPGVGSFTQNDLKLDSRIAQAVISVNAMKSVGFGDGYELGRRKGSTVQDEIIHDASGYQRRTNHLGGIEGGMSTGMPIRVQVAMKPIPTLYRPLQSVDIETKEAFTAQIERSDACAVPAASVVLEAVVAFEIAVAILEMFGTSTLDRLQAAVAAYKEEVRTF
- the ndk gene encoding nucleoside-diphosphate kinase — encoded protein: MEQTFLMVKPDGVERGLIGEIIGRIERKGFIIREMKMMNVTEELAKAHYEEHAEKPFFGELVTFLTSGPVVALRVEGTDVVAVSRLMIGKTKPLEAAPGTIRGDFANTMSENVIHGSDSIESAGRELTLWFQGQPVNA
- a CDS encoding CheR family methyltransferase, whose amino-acid sequence is MEDYELFIQRFKTKSGIDLGQYKEAQMKRRLTALRDKKGYSTFASYMQAMDKSTSLYEEFLDRMTINVSEFFRNPIRWQQLEQDILPILESRAHGRIRTWSAACSTGEEPYSLAMILSERLDPSAFTIQATDLDDLVLEKAKLGRYGASALNEVVEARKKKYFIEQEQTFEVVPEIKRLVRFSKHNLLGDRYDTGFDLIICRNVLIYFTEEAKAHVYRSFVDALKPGGILFVGGTEQIFQPERFGLKMKQSFFYEKIG